The Nyctibius grandis isolate bNycGra1 chromosome 9, bNycGra1.pri, whole genome shotgun sequence genome segment TTTCAAAGTTCTGCTACAGCAGTGGAGCAGATGGGAATGTGTCTTCAGTGATCCAGTCAGTCAGTTCATCACGAAAGGACAGCGCGTTGCATGTTATGGGTATTGGAATTCTTACTGTGGAGACTACTCGGTACTCTCGCTGGGGAGCAATGCCGCTAACACTGACACCCTTCTTCAGCCCCAGGTGGTACCCTGGCAGATGACATGACACGCACAAACgtctgtgtgtttgcagcacAGGAAGACCTAGAAACCATGCAAGCATTTGCTCAGGTTAGTTCTGAAATGAGTGCAATTTAACTTAAACTGCTTAATggtcaaaaataaaatgtttttgtggttGAAAGTTTAGGTAAAAATAACGCGTGGCTTTACGCAGCTTACTAGAGGAGGTTGAGTAGCACTGTTCTAAGCTAAAAGTGCTCTGAAGAGTTCAGACCGACTTTACTgaacttgattttttaaattctaattaaaTGGTAGTTCAGAGCAAAAAATAATACACTCTGTATCTTTTTAGGTTTTTAACAAGCTAATCAGGCGTTACAAGTACCTGGAGAAAGGCTTTGAAGATGAAGTCAAAAAGGTATGGAGTGGATCCTTATTAGCAGACAAGTAAACCTTAAAATTCTGTGAGTTAATCACTCTATACAGAAGAGTTGTATCATACGATGGATTATTAAAGTAGAACACTTAAGTTGTTAATAGAAGAACAGCTAGCTTGTGCGACTAGTGGAGAATACTACCAGTGAAGTAGTGCTTCTGCTAGTCAAATAGCTTGACTGAAACAAAAGGGTCTAACGTGGAGGTAGTAGGCAAGCTTTAGTGAGAGATGGTAGTTTTATGGCAACTCTTCTTACTTCTCTTGCAGTTGCTGCTCTTCCTGAAAGGGTTCTCAGAGTCTGAGCGGAACAAACTGGCCATGTTGACGGGTATTCTGCTAGCCAATGGGACGCTTAATGCATCGATTCTCAACAGTCTTTACAATGAGAACTTGGTTAAAGAAGGTAAGTGTTGCCCAGTTCCTGCTTCAGGGAAGGATGGTGGGGACAGAACCATGACAAGTCGGTGGAAAATGTGATGACAGTATACCTTTGCAGCTCACTAGTTTCATCTGGTAATAGATTTACTACAGGATTAGCAAAAGTAAACATTCTGCGTCGCAACCTGGAAGGTCTTGCTAAGACTTTAGAAAAGTGGTCTTTTCAGAAAGCTTGTGTGTAGGACTTCCCTGCATGACACTGGGGGCTGCTGTCACCCAGCAAGGCAGTACTATATTTTGGAGAGGGACCTTTCAAGATGCAGAAGGCCTGTCATGTCTTTAGGCTCCTTCCTAAATTGCAGCAAAGAGAGCTGAGTTTAGTACAGAGAAGCCTTTGTGATGCTGACTGGTGAGAAAAGTCCAACGTGCTGGAGGCTGCAGTATCCTTAGGCAGAGGTACTACAGACTCTGCTAGGGCTGCCTctgagcacagctgctgctgcttggagCAGGGGGCTGACAAACCAGGTGCCCTGTACTCTCAGGTCTGATGAGTCcctttgttttgaatttcagtAATAATATTACTATTCCTGTTGCACAGgtgtttctgcagcttttgCAGTCAAGCTGTTCAAATCATGGATAAATGAGAAAGATATTAATGCAGTGGCTGTCAGTCTTCGTAAAGTAAACATGGATAACAGGTTGATGGTGAGTGCCGCCAAAATTACTGATTTTCTGCTTAAGCCAGTTTGTTAGTAAATAGCATTTACCAGCAAAGTGCTCAACGTGCGTTTCTTTTGTGAAAGAGTTGCTGTAAACTTTGTTTTCAGGAACTCTTCCCAGCCAACAAACAAAGTGTTGAACACTTTTCCAAGTACTTCACTGAAGCAGGACTAAAAGAACTTTCCGAGTATGTTCGGAACCAGCAAACCATAGGAGCTCggaaagagctgcagaaagaacTTCAGGAGCAGATGTCACGGGGAGATCCATTCAAGGATGTAAGTATTTGTCTGTAGACAAGGTGTAggttctttctgttttcctttcttttttctgtaggaACTTAGCTCAAATTATCTGAAACACAATAGCATGTAATACTGATCTGAAGAGCTGTGCCTAAGTAAATACTGAACTTGGAACACCCAACTCTCACTAAGAATTAAAATCAGCACCAGTGTGTTTTGATACTAGCTTTGTAGTCTTCCCTTAATGTCCTGAATCCTCTGTATGATCAAGGGTGTTGGTTTTGGTTCTGAAGGCTTCTAGGTGTCCTTCAGAACAGAAGTTTTAATTTAGCTTAGTGTCACATGGCCTGTGTGCTGACTCTTTTATTCTAACTGGCAGATAATCTTGTACGTGAAggaggagatgaagaaaaacaacatctCAGAACAGACCGTGGTAGCCATAATCTGGTCAAGTGTAATGAGCACAGTGGAATGGAACAAAAAAGAGGAGCTGGTAGCAGAGCAAGCCATCAAGCACTTGAAGGTATTGTAACTTAAGTATGGACTTGTGCGCCTGTTGGGTAGGGCTTGGGCTTCCCTCTATGTCTCCAGCTCCCTTTTAAATGAGACTGTTGTCCCTGTTACAGCAATACAGCCCTCTACTTGCTGCCTTTACTACCCAAGGTCAGTCAGAGCTGACTCTGCTGTTGAAGATTCAGGAGTATTGTTATGACAACATTCACTTCATGAAGGCCTTCCAGAAAATCGTGGTGCTTTTCTATAAAGGTAACTTCTGTGGGGTTGTAGTTTTGGGGggcttggtttttgtttggttggttttttttaaagcctgtatGTGCAGAATGCCTGTCCTGATAAGACCTTTAGGGAAGATGAGTGCTACAACATCGCACTTCGTAAGCTGAAGAATTTTCTACCTTCTGCTTGCAAAGATGGAGCAGTGGAATGCAAAGGTGGATGGGGCTGTCCTTGGCACGTGGGGAAGTGCTCCTCTAGACAAGGATGGTGCCTGTCTACCAGATTTTAATAGTTGTGGTAGATCAAAGCTGAGTTTAGATTTTTGAGGCTCTTTGCCCCTTTTAAGTTAGGGAAGGATACATGGTAGTGTGTGCTGCTTAGTTCTCTGTCTGAACACTGCAAACGGACAGATTGAGACCACCAAGGTGTTCTGGGGTGCTGTAGGCTCGCTCTTAAATGGCTGTTAAAAGGTTTTACTGAAAAACATGCTACACACCTGTGGAAACACCACAGGAACATAAGGAAACTTGTTAAACTGAGGATTAGATTGTACTTCtaacgtttaaaaaaaaaaaacaattaaacacTTCCTGTGGTGTCCTTTGGGCTTTAAAGACTTTGCATCTGTTCTTAGCAGTTGACTGAAGCTTTCCTTAGAGTGTGTCATCACAAACAGCTATGAAACACTCGAGCCTTAGTGGGAGTGAAGGTGCAGCTCCGAGGTGCAGTGCTGAGGAAGCCCCCAGCAGCCACTCCGCAATGTGTGGTTCTTCGCATTTTAAAATAGGAGGCACCCCTAGTGCGGGTACATCCCGCTGTGCCCAGGGAAGGAGTATGCACGGCGATGCTCTGAGGGAGGAAGGGCAGGTTGCCAGTCAGGGATTCGAAGCAGCTGCTGTTCAGTGGTTTGCAGTGTAATGCTGCTCTTGCACATCTTTCTTACAGCTGAAGTTCTGAGTGAAGAACCCATCCTGAAGTGGTATAAGGATGCGCATCTGGCAAAAGGAAAGAGTGTTTTTCTGGAGCAAATGAAGAAGTTTGTTGAATGGCTCAAGAATGCTGAAGAAGGTAAGCAGCGGCGTGGCTCACAAGTTGAGCTTGTTCATTTTGGGACCCTTAGTGCAATAATGCTGTGTTTGGGgcgggggtgtgtgtgtatgttaaTTGCCCCTCTGAATCTAAGTGTGCCCTCCAGTACCAGCTAGAAAATCTGGCCAGTGAAACCGCGTGGCTCCTATAGCAGCTGTTAGGCAGgatgcagggcaggggctgagctCAGGACTgggtggggggcggggggggccgccCTGCTGACGAGGTCTCTCTGTTCCAGAGTCGGAGTCTGAAGCTGAAGAGGGCGACTGACCTGTGAAACTCTGTCCTCAGTAAAGCAAACAGGAGCTGTAGATAAGTGTCATGTCTCATGTGTCCTTCTGATTCTTACATCCTACCTCCCTGTATCAAGCATGATATAAGGGCTCTCAtggcaatttattttaattgttttctataGTTACTGAAATACTGGgtttagtttttaaaaccaTGTTTTAAGTAGCTTACAGGAGCTATTATAGATACAACTCTAACCTGCATTTGTCCTTTCAGTTATATTCTACCTCCTGTATTTTCTACTGTAATAGAAATACTGTAATATGTTCTACCTAGGTCTTTCGCTATTCcaataaaacataattaaaatactACTTTCTTGCTGTTAGGAGGCCTAGTTATAGAGTGGAGGGTGCTCTCTTTCCATGTGTTAAAAGTGCAACTATCCTGAGATTATTTGCTGAGGAAATGCATCagtctctttttcttaaataagctTTATGTCAGCAGCTGGATTAAACTTCAgtatccaaaaaaaaagtcataataCAAATAGGGCATTTACAAAATGACTGTATGCAAGAAACAAACAGTTAACAGTTTTTATGTTTCTTTGGTGGCATCCTGCTCATACACGGGACTGCACCTTTTTTTCACGTTTcagggggaagaagaaagggtgTTTCAGTGCTTCTTCAAGAGTAATGCGCTTGGCTGGGTCATACTCCAACATCTTTTCAATGAGGTCAAAGAGGTTCTTGTGGTCAGAATCATGGCAGGTCATGAATGCCttcatgcagaaaacaaaacatgttttttattAACTGCACTTAAAGCTCCTCGCCCCAAAAGCCTTTTCCCTCTGTCACCTTACCTTTAGTGGCTTACAGCGCCTTAAGACGTATCTCCCAGCAGCACTGTGTTCATCCCAGGCCAGCTGGTCATTATGGAAATATTTGCGTTTCCTTAAACAAACAGTCTTTGTTATTCAAAGATTCTGTTTTGTCCCTTCACTAGAAGTTTATCAGCATGTTTGTTCACAACTTGGGAACACGCCACAAGAGTGGCCAGCT includes the following:
- the BZW1 gene encoding eIF5-mimic protein 2 isoform X2, translating into MLLVQNLTIAAMQKRFLTSWWLVECWPQVFNKLIRRYKYLEKGFEDEVKKLLLFLKGFSESERNKLAMLTGILLANGTLNASILNSLYNENLVKEGVSAAFAVKLFKSWINEKDINAVAVSLRKVNMDNRLMELFPANKQSVEHFSKYFTEAGLKELSEYVRNQQTIGARKELQKELQEQMSRGDPFKDIILYVKEEMKKNNISEQTVVAIIWSSVMSTVEWNKKEELVAEQAIKHLKQYSPLLAAFTTQGQSELTLLLKIQEYCYDNIHFMKAFQKIVVLFYKAEVLSEEPILKWYKDAHLAKGKSVFLEQMKKFVEWLKNAEEESESEAEEGD
- the BZW1 gene encoding eIF5-mimic protein 2 isoform X1, giving the protein MNNQKPQKPTLSGQRFKTRKRDEKERFDPTQFQDCIIQGLTETGTDLEAVAKFLDASGAKLDYRRYAETLFDILVAGGMLAPGGTLADDMTRTNVCVFAAQEDLETMQAFAQVFNKLIRRYKYLEKGFEDEVKKLLLFLKGFSESERNKLAMLTGILLANGTLNASILNSLYNENLVKEGVSAAFAVKLFKSWINEKDINAVAVSLRKVNMDNRLMELFPANKQSVEHFSKYFTEAGLKELSEYVRNQQTIGARKELQKELQEQMSRGDPFKDIILYVKEEMKKNNISEQTVVAIIWSSVMSTVEWNKKEELVAEQAIKHLKQYSPLLAAFTTQGQSELTLLLKIQEYCYDNIHFMKAFQKIVVLFYKAEVLSEEPILKWYKDAHLAKGKSVFLEQMKKFVEWLKNAEEESESEAEEGD